One part of the Alligator mississippiensis isolate rAllMis1 chromosome 3, rAllMis1, whole genome shotgun sequence genome encodes these proteins:
- the LOC109283961 gene encoding uncharacterized protein LOC109283961, translated as MTDEITNIMTWHVTEVTDITYPAKIQYEERKIAEGNMRDEEAKATKFVFTDTVRTASRSPGCAQGGSRGEPAPLFPQQSPGLSPPRSRSLPLGREFGEENLPEAEPAAVPPHQANKISSLSRESMCMGDLFEHPMQNINAEKFPQSQTYCKYESPRKNGKLQNRLIREDISSNFTQVCSKTGMFRKSFSLSNVQGRVLRNKYKGKCQGSSKSLNLYNSHQGASGSCILHCSKKNTLRRMQSYKSWKRCWGRVGDDLDTSPGEVSSSKRQPPRNLYHWHSSSLCSGSLCLGSSSSLHHHCRSPCTRS; from the coding sequence ATGACTGATGAAATTACGAATATAATGACGTGGCATGTGACTGAGGTAACAGACATCACATATCCAGCAAAAATACAatatgaagagagaaaaatagcTGAGGGAAACATGAGAGATGAAGAGGCCAAAGCCACAAAGTTTGTCTTCACAGACACAGTGAGAACAGCCAGCAGATCACCAGGATGTGCGCAGGGAGGGAGTAGAGGAGAACCAGCCCCACTGTTTCCCCAACAGTCACCTGGCCTTTCTCCACCAAGAAGCAGATCACTGCCTCTAGGTAGAGAGTTTGGGGAAGAAAATCTTCCAGAGGCCGAACCAGCAGCGGTACCTCCTCATCAGGCTAACAAGATTTCTAGTTTGAGCAGGGAGAGCATGTGCATGGGAGATCTGTTTGAGCATCCCATGCAGAATATCAATGCTGAGAAGTTTCCTCAGAGCCAAACTTACTGTAAATATGAATCACCAAGAAAAAATGGCAAATTACAAAACCGTCTCATTAGGGAAGATATTTCTTCCAACTTCACACAAGTTTGCTCTAAAACAGGCATGTTTAGAAAATCCTTTTCACTGAGCAATGTCCAGGGAAGGGTGCTGAGGAACAAATACAAAGGCAAATGTCAAGGCAGCTCCAAGTCCCTGAACTTGTACAACTCACATCAGGGGGCATCAGGAAGCTGCATACTGCACTGCAGTAAAAAAAACACTTTGCGGAGGATGCAATCATATAAGAGCTGGAAGAgatgttgggggagggtgggggatgacCTAGACACCAGCCCTGGAGAGGTGTCTAGTTCCAAACGGCAGCCCCCTAGGAACCTGTACCActggcacagcagcagcctgtgctcaGGGAGCTTGTGCttaggcagtagcagcagcctgcaccaccactgcaggaGCCCCTGCACAAGAAGTTAA